One Borreliella chilensis DNA window includes the following coding sequences:
- a CDS encoding ribosome biogenesis GTPase RsgA: MNYLEFEVIWGVNNIYSILELGSKLIYEGIFKGKVLETGYKEYSPLVPGDIVLGYVYSFRKVYIDKRVSRKNILWRYNKKADLRQTIVSNVDNVLIVNSANFPEIKNFFIDRVLVVAEEQNITPFIVINKIDKGISQRAKEFSEIYENLGYKVLKTSVKTFEGIKEVKEVLKNSRTSFIGQSGVGKSSLINLIDSRASQSVNEISHRYSRGKHTTVYSISFHSESGIIVDTPGIKEFGVETLPLEDLKHYFKEFENFSSFCKYKSCLHVSEPFCSVVGSLGNGISRFRYESYLKILSELKNYKNYAR; this comes from the coding sequence TTGAATTATCTTGAATTTGAGGTTATTTGGGGAGTTAATAATATATATTCTATTTTAGAGCTTGGCAGTAAATTGATTTATGAAGGAATTTTTAAAGGTAAGGTGTTAGAAACAGGCTATAAGGAGTATAGTCCTTTAGTTCCAGGAGATATAGTTTTAGGGTATGTTTATAGTTTTCGTAAGGTATATATTGATAAGCGAGTGAGTAGAAAAAATATCCTTTGGCGTTATAACAAAAAGGCAGATCTTAGACAGACAATTGTTTCTAATGTTGACAATGTTTTGATTGTAAATTCTGCTAATTTTCCTGAGATAAAGAATTTTTTTATTGACAGAGTTTTGGTTGTTGCAGAAGAGCAAAATATTACTCCTTTTATTGTGATTAATAAAATTGATAAAGGAATAAGTCAAAGGGCTAAAGAGTTTTCTGAAATTTATGAAAATCTAGGATATAAGGTTTTAAAAACCTCTGTTAAAACTTTTGAGGGTATTAAAGAAGTAAAAGAGGTTTTAAAAAATTCAAGAACTTCTTTTATTGGTCAGTCTGGAGTTGGTAAATCTTCTTTAATAAATTTGATTGATTCAAGAGCTTCTCAATCAGTAAATGAAATTTCACATAGGTATTCTAGAGGAAAACACACCACTGTTTATTCCATATCATTTCATTCTGAGAGTGGGATAATAGTTGATACTCCCGGAATAAAGGAGTTTGGAGTTGAAACATTGCCCCTTGAGGATCTTAAGCATTATTTTAAGGAGTTTGAAAATTTTTCTAGTTTTTGTAAATATAAATCTTGCTTACACGTAAGTGAGCCTTTTTGTTCTGTTGTAGGCTCTTTGGGCAATGGAATTTCTAGGTTTAGGTATGAAAGTTATTTAAAAATTTTGTCAGAGCTTAAAAATTATAAAAATTATGCAAGATAA